In the Hordeum vulgare subsp. vulgare chromosome 7H, MorexV3_pseudomolecules_assembly, whole genome shotgun sequence genome, one interval contains:
- the LOC123413331 gene encoding probable LRR receptor-like serine/threonine-protein kinase At3g47570 codes for MAPMSRPVGALLLLLLSLTLRLVAASSIRDPERDALRAFRAGVSDPAGKLQSWNSTAHFCRWAGVNCTDGHVTDLHMMAFGLTGTMSPALGNLTYLETLDLNRNALSGGIPASLGRLRRLNYLGLCDNGGVSGEIPDSLRNCTSLATAYLNNNTLTGTIPKWLGTLPNLTTLWLSHNLLTGEIPPSLGNLTKLKSLKLDQNSLEGTLPEGLSRLALLWELNVYQNHLSGDIPPRFFNMSSLGDVSLANNEFTGSLPSYAGVGMMKLDSLLLGGNKLIGLIPASLANASGMAYLSLANNSFNGRVPPEIGKLCPIKLEMSGNKLTATNEEGGWEFLDRLTKCNRLEILALDDNNFSGTLPRSIGNLSRKLLILNLGGNRISGSIPSGIENLIALQTLGLESNLLTGTIPEGIGKLKNLTELRLQENKLSGPVPSSIGSLTELLRLVLSNNELSGSIPLTIGNLQKVALLNLSSNALTGEVPRQLFNLPSLSQALDLSNNRLDGSLPPDVIRLGNLALLKLSGNHLTSEIPKQLGSCQSLEFLGLDNNFFSGSIPPSLSKLKGLQMLNLTSNKLSGSIPPELGGMSGLQELYLSRNNLTGTVPEEMVNMSSLIELDVSYNHLEGHVPLQGVFTNMTGFKFTENGELCGGLPQLHLPQCPVVRYGNHANWHLRIMAPILGMVLVSAILLTIFVWYKRNSRHTKATAPDILDASNYQRVSYAELAKATDGFADASLIGAGKFGSVYLGALPLNDNGTLESVPVAVKVFDLQQVGASKTFLSECEALRSIRHRNLIRIITCCSSINGNGDDFKALVFELMPNYSLDRWLHPTPEALKNVGSLTAIQRLNIAVDIADALHYLHSNCAPPIIHCDLKPSNILLSKDMTACIGDFGLAKLLLDPGIHDTMNSESTIGIRGTIGYVAPEYGTTGKVSTQGDVYSFGITLLEIFSGRSPTDDVFRDGLTLPGFVGAAFPDRTEEVLDLTLLPSKECLVSAVRVGLNCTRAAPYERMSMRDAAAELRTIRDACVQA; via the exons ATGGCACCCATGTCACGGCCAGTGGGagcgttgctgctgctgctgctctcgcTGACCCTACGGCTGGTGGCAGCGAGCAGCATCCGTGACCCCGAGCGGGACGCGCTGCGGGCGTTCAGGGCCGGCGTGTCGGACCCGGCAGGCAAGCTCCAGTCGTGGAACAGCACGGCGCACTTCTGCCGGTGGGCAGGGGTGAACTGCACGGACGGGCACGTCACGGACCTGCACATGATGGCCTTCGGCCTCACCGGGACCATGTCCCCTGCCTTGGGCAACCTCACCTACCTGGAGACGCTCGACCTCAACCGGAACGCCCTCTCCGGCGGCATCCCGGCGAGTCTTGGCAGGCTTAGGCGCCTCAACTACCTTGGCCTCTGCGACAACGGTGGGGTGAGCGGGGAGATACCCGACAGCCTCCGCAACTGCACTAGCCTTGCCACTGCTTATCTCAACAACAACACCCTCACCGGCACCATCCCCAAATGGCTCGGGACGTTGCCAAACCTCACCACCCTCTGGCTCAGCCATAACTTGCTCACCGGCGAAATCCCGCCATCACTTGGCAACCTTACAAAGCTCAAAAGCCTCAAGCTAGACCAGAACTCTCTGGAAGGCACCCTCCCTGAAGGCCTCTCGCGTCTTGCTCTCCTTTGGGAACTCAATGTCTACCAGAACCACTTGAGCGGTGATATCCCACCAAGATTCTTCAACATGTCTTCGTTAGGAGATGTGTcccttgctaacaatgagttcacTGGAAGCCTGCCATCATACGCAGGAGTTGGGATGATGAAACTTGATTCCCTTCTTCTCGGCGGGAACAAGCTGATTGGGTTGATCCCAGCATCACTAGCCAACGCCTCTGGCATGGCGTATCTCAGCCTCGCCAACAATAGCTTCAATGGGCGTGTGCCTCCTGAGATTGGCAAGTTATGCCCAATTAAGTTGGAGATGTCCGGCAACAAGTTAACTGCAACCAATGAAGAAGGCGGCTGGGAGTTCTTGGACCGTTTGACAAAGTGCAACCGCCTAGAAATTCTTGCTCTGGACGACAACAATTTCAGTGGCACATTGCCACGCTCCATCGGCAACCTCTCGAGGAAGCTTTTGATTCTGAACCTCGGGGGTAACCGCATATCTGGTTCAATTCCATCTGGTATTGAGAACCTCATTGCACTTCAAACCTTGGGGCTAGAATCCAATCTCCTCACCGGTACCATTCCAGAGGGGATTGGGAagctcaagaaccttactgagttaCGGCTGCAGGAGAACAAGTTGTCGGGGCCGGTGCCGTCTTCCATCGGGAGCCTGACAGAGCTCCTTAGGCTTGTGCTTAGCAACAATGAATTGAGTGGATCAATCCCTTTGACCATCGGCAACCTACAGAAGGTGGCTCTTCTCAATCTCTCCAGCAATGCTCTCACCGGTGAAGTCCCAAGACAACTCTTCAACTTGCCATCCTTGTCGCAAGCACTGGACTTGTCGAACAACCGGCTTGATGGCTCGCTTCCTCCTGACGTCATCAGACTTGGGAACCTTGCGCTCCTGAAGTTGTCAGGAAACCATTTGACCAGTGAGATACCAAAGCAACTTGGTAGCTGCCAGAGCTTAGAGTTCCTCGGTTTGgataacaacttctttagtggaaGCATCCCCCCTTCCTTGAGCAAGCTGAAGGGGCTTCAGATGCTGAACCTGACGAGCAACAAATTGTCGGGAAGCATACCTCCGGAGCTCGGAGGCATGTCCGGGCTGCAGGAGTTGTACCTTTCACGGAACAATCTGACTGGAACAGTCCCAGAAGAGATGGTGAATATGAGTTCGTTGATCGAGCTGGATGTGTCATACAACCATCTCGAAGGACACGTGCCACTTCAGGGTGTGTTCACAAACATGACAGGGTTTAAATTCACCGAGAATGGCGAGCTCTGCGGTGGCCTGCCTCAACTCCATCTTCCCCAATGTCCGGTGGTAAGGTACGGAAACCATGCTAATTGGCATCTTCGTATCATGGCACCCATCTTAGGCATGGTTCTCGTCTCTGCCATACTCCTCACCATTTTTGTATGGTACAAGAGAAACTCGAGACACACAAAAGCCACGGCACCAGACATACTTGATGCCTCGAACTACCAGAGGGTCTCGTATGCCGAATTGGCGAAAGCCACCGACGGCTTTGCAGATGCCAGTCTGATAGGTGCAGGAAAGTTTGGTTCTGTGTACCTTGGAGCTTTACCGTTGAATGACAATGGGACACTTGAGAGTGTTCCAGTGGCGGTGAAAGTGTTTGACCTTCAGCAAGTCGGAGCCTCCAAGACATTCCTGTCGGAATGCGAGGCtctgcggagtataaggcaccggAATCTGATCCGGATCATCACATGCTGCTCCAGCATCAATGGCAACGGAGATGACTTCAAAGCTCTAGTGTTCGAGCTGATGCCCAATTACAGCCTAGACAGGTGGTTGCATCCGACACCTGAAGCACTCAAGAATGTAGGCAGCCTAACAGCGATCCAACGGCTCAACATTGCCGTGGACATCGCAGACGCGCTGCACTATCTCCACAGCAATTGCGCACCGCCGATCATACACTGTGATCTCAAGCCGAGCAACATTCTTCTCAGCAAGGACATGACGGCCTGCATCGGTGACTTTGGCCTGGCAAAGCTGCTCCTTGATCCGGGGATCCATGACACCATGAATTCAGAGAGCACCATTGGAATCAGAGGCACCATCGGCTACGTCGCACCAG AGTATGGGACGACCGGCAAAGTTTCGACGCAGGGCGACGTCTACAGCTTCggcatcacgctgctggagatcttctccGGGAGGTCGCCGACGGACGACGTCTTCAGAGATGGACTGACCCTGCCAGGGTTCGTTGGCGCGGCGTTTCCCGACAGAACAGAGGAGGTCTTGGACTTAACGCTGCTGCCGTCCAAGGAGTGCTTGGTTTCTGCCGTCAGGGTCGGGCTTAACTGCACGAGAGCGGCGCCGTACGAGAGGATGAGCATGAGGGACGCGGCCGCCGAGCTGCGCACGATCAGAGATGCTTGTGTCCAGGCTTGA
- the LOC123411578 gene encoding uncharacterized protein LOC123411578, whose product MGDQGNASSSSSSCRGRRGPAGFGLALARLVRRMRRRSKMLVCTAAPTGASSRCRQYDPLSYARNFDRDGFGSALDDDVSGAGHVSHHYTFASRFVLSSSVARQTQ is encoded by the coding sequence ATGGGGGATCAGGGCAAtgcatcctcgtcatcgtcgtcgtgccgCGGCCGGCGAGGCCCGGCAGGGTTCGGGCTGGCGCTGGCCCGGCTGGTGCGGAGGATGCGGAGGCGGAGCAAGATGCTGGTGTGCACGGCGGCTCCCACGGGCGCGTCGTCACGGTGCCGCCAGTACGACCCGCTCAGCTACGCGCGCAACTTCGACCGCGACGGCTTCGGCTCCGCGCTGGACGACgacgtctccggcgccggccacgTCTCCCACCACTACACATTCGCCTCACGCTTCGTGCTCTCCTCCTCCGTCGCCCGGCAGACGCAGTAG